Proteins encoded by one window of Synergistota bacterium:
- the cas7b gene encoding type I-B CRISPR-associated protein Cas7/Csh2: MGILRNRNEILFIYDVRDANPNGDPLDENKPRVDEETGQVIVTDVRLKRTIRDYLYTVKGLEVFIREEKKDDGTLRTKKERMEDFENDPKKVLEKCIDMRLFGATTAVKEARTTWIGPVQFKFGRSLHRISGPVFMKGTTVMPSGEGREQGTFREEWIVPYALIAFYGVANEHAAQDTRLEEKDLDLMIEAMWKGTKDLITRSKFGQEPRFLLRIIYKEDTDFYIGELDKRIKWVPKNGKREEEVRDISEGILEIDELIASIDKHKDKINRVEIALSERLNLSQDIVDELKNALGKESVKVLDLT, from the coding sequence ATGGGAATACTCAGGAATAGAAATGAAATCTTGTTTATATACGATGTGAGAGATGCTAATCCCAATGGTGATCCCCTTGACGAGAATAAACCACGCGTTGATGAGGAAACCGGGCAGGTAATAGTTACCGATGTTCGCTTAAAAAGGACTATAAGGGATTACCTTTATACCGTTAAAGGCTTAGAGGTATTCATCAGGGAGGAGAAAAAAGATGATGGCACTTTGAGGACAAAGAAGGAGCGGATGGAAGATTTTGAAAATGATCCGAAAAAAGTCCTTGAAAAGTGCATTGATATGCGCCTTTTCGGTGCAACCACGGCGGTTAAGGAAGCGAGAACTACCTGGATAGGTCCGGTTCAGTTTAAATTCGGGCGCTCGCTACACAGGATTTCCGGTCCGGTTTTCATGAAGGGAACTACGGTGATGCCCTCTGGAGAGGGCAGAGAGCAGGGAACTTTTCGTGAGGAATGGATAGTGCCTTATGCTTTAATAGCGTTTTACGGTGTTGCCAATGAGCATGCCGCTCAGGATACCCGCTTGGAAGAGAAAGATTTGGACCTTATGATCGAGGCGATGTGGAAGGGGACCAAAGATTTAATAACGAGGAGTAAGTTCGGGCAAGAGCCCCGCTTTCTTTTAAGGATCATCTACAAAGAAGATACCGATTTTTATATCGGGGAGCTCGATAAAAGGATTAAATGGGTTCCCAAAAACGGTAAAAGGGAAGAAGAAGTGAGGGACATTTCTGAGGGAATTCTTGAAATTGATGAGCTCATTGCATCTATTGATAAGCATAAGGATAAGATCAACCGTGTAGAGATAGCGCTTAGTGAGAGGCTTAACTTATCTCAAGATATAGTTGATGAGCTTAAAAATGCCTTGGGAAAAGAATCCGTAAAGGTTCTTGATCTGACATGA
- the cas6 gene encoding CRISPR-associated endoribonuclease Cas6: MRIAIKFEPEGGQLVIPIHYNHIVQAMIYSSLDSALADWYHNEGYSYGKRHFKLFTFSRLICKGAKYLYDKKQIEFSKEITLKISAVDDQLLVSLARYIVRQERIRLGNNNCELLYLGVENYPRYREKIIVKAISPIVAYRTLYTPEGRKKTVYFSPWDSEFSDLVLSNLERKAKVLNLGEAPSLDSAYIKPFKVSEKNLAIINFKGTWIKGWSGLYEISVPKPYFKLAFDAGLGSKNSQGFGMIEFYAKRRGKKGAESTDRDREAT, encoded by the coding sequence ATGAGGATAGCTATTAAATTTGAGCCCGAGGGAGGGCAGCTGGTTATCCCAATCCACTACAACCACATAGTTCAGGCGATGATCTATAGCTCGCTTGACTCCGCCCTTGCGGACTGGTATCACAACGAGGGCTACTCCTACGGCAAAAGACACTTCAAGCTATTTACTTTTTCGAGATTAATCTGTAAGGGGGCAAAGTATCTATATGATAAAAAGCAAATTGAGTTTTCTAAGGAGATTACCTTAAAAATATCTGCGGTTGATGATCAGCTTCTCGTTTCTCTTGCAAGATATATAGTAAGGCAGGAGAGAATCAGGCTCGGGAATAATAATTGTGAGCTTTTATACCTCGGTGTTGAAAACTACCCTCGGTATAGAGAAAAAATTATCGTCAAAGCGATTTCACCGATCGTGGCTTATAGAACTCTATATACCCCTGAAGGTAGGAAAAAGACGGTTTATTTCTCTCCATGGGATAGTGAGTTTTCAGACCTCGTTTTAAGTAATCTTGAGAGAAAAGCAAAAGTTCTTAACTTAGGAGAAGCTCCTTCGCTTGATAGTGCTTATATAAAACCTTTTAAGGTTTCTGAGAAGAATTTGGCGATTATTAATTTTAAAGGCACGTGGATAAAAGGTTGGAGCGGACTTTATGAGATTAGCGTTCCTAAGCCGTATTTTAAGCTTGCTTTTGATGCGGGTTTAGGCTCTAAGAACAGTCAGGGATTTGGCATGATAGAGTTTTACGCTAAAAGGAGGGGTAAAAAGGGTGCTGAAAGCACTGATAGAGATAGGGAAGCTACTTGA
- a CDS encoding TIGR02556 family CRISPR-associated protein produces the protein MLKALIEIGKLLEGEYPEALALVSDPYPNFDEKRGKFPKVLCIDLKSEGKALTVSDTSIEEYDRSNVYKRYFFIEPPASKGRASSLSFKLPGKETAILERLKILAELGYEVDNALYSEIVKCIKFLRKEAGKTKQFLVVLKVDGKYPAEREDIRKKLTSLFFSVLDPHQEGRCHMCGFYGKVYSGLNRIFRFYTVDKPGYAPEVNENYAWKQCSLCEKCVLNLLRGKRALEDFLTHSFYGKNFWIIPVSTEKGALEGVINRFRNFKGEVYERGYPGLLEDRILKEAGEEGGTVYYHFVFPKEENQALRILLHIEEVLPSRLKKYILLKEELVTDFSVNLNLETNFSFFYSPYLRKRSDLPGFSDEDFLKLVDKVFRKSVVDERWLLARTMDRVSVEFLRGNGFPFRAIVEAFFSLVFLKRWGVLKRKDFSGGEMMREDIPYAEFFNRYADFFNHPAKRGLVLLGALVQKFLVTQRLERGSTPFRKQLKNLRLSQKDVKNLWVALQNKMNEYDVGHYWKNLREAIALSFISAGDDWGLSPDEIGFYLVVGMAIHNRFDGGGEDGNTQE, from the coding sequence GTGCTGAAAGCACTGATAGAGATAGGGAAGCTACTTGAGGGGGAGTACCCGGAAGCACTTGCGCTGGTTAGTGATCCCTATCCGAATTTTGACGAGAAGAGGGGAAAATTCCCCAAGGTTTTGTGCATTGATCTTAAATCGGAAGGGAAAGCTTTAACCGTTAGCGATACTTCTATCGAAGAATATGACAGAAGCAATGTATATAAACGCTATTTTTTTATTGAGCCACCTGCTTCTAAAGGGAGGGCGAGTTCTTTAAGCTTTAAACTTCCTGGAAAGGAAACTGCCATTTTGGAAAGACTTAAAATTTTGGCTGAACTTGGTTATGAAGTTGATAATGCGTTATATAGCGAGATTGTGAAATGCATAAAATTTCTTCGCAAAGAGGCTGGTAAGACGAAGCAGTTTCTTGTCGTTTTGAAGGTAGACGGTAAATATCCTGCTGAAAGGGAGGATATTAGGAAGAAACTGACATCCCTTTTCTTTAGCGTGCTTGATCCTCATCAGGAAGGTAGATGTCATATGTGCGGTTTTTATGGGAAGGTCTATTCTGGTCTTAATAGGATTTTTCGCTTTTATACCGTTGATAAGCCTGGATATGCCCCTGAGGTAAATGAAAATTACGCGTGGAAGCAATGCAGTTTGTGTGAGAAATGCGTTCTTAATCTTTTAAGAGGGAAAAGAGCCTTGGAAGATTTTCTTACCCACTCTTTCTATGGAAAGAATTTTTGGATAATTCCCGTATCAACCGAGAAAGGAGCGTTAGAGGGAGTTATCAATCGCTTTAGGAATTTTAAAGGGGAAGTTTATGAACGTGGATATCCGGGTCTGCTTGAAGATCGCATTCTTAAGGAAGCGGGGGAGGAAGGAGGAACGGTTTATTATCATTTCGTCTTTCCTAAGGAGGAGAATCAGGCGTTAAGGATACTCCTTCACATAGAAGAAGTTCTGCCGTCAAGATTGAAAAAATATATCCTCCTTAAGGAGGAATTGGTAACTGATTTTTCGGTTAATCTTAATCTCGAGACAAACTTTAGTTTTTTCTATTCACCTTATTTACGAAAGAGATCTGATCTACCGGGATTTTCGGATGAGGATTTCTTGAAGCTTGTTGACAAAGTTTTTAGAAAATCAGTGGTTGATGAAAGATGGCTTCTTGCTCGAACGATGGATAGGGTATCGGTGGAATTTCTTCGAGGAAACGGTTTTCCCTTTAGAGCAATAGTGGAAGCGTTTTTCTCACTTGTTTTTCTTAAGAGGTGGGGTGTTCTCAAGCGCAAGGATTTTTCAGGAGGTGAGATGATGAGGGAAGATATTCCATATGCGGAGTTCTTTAACAGGTATGCGGATTTCTTTAATCACCCGGCTAAGCGCGGACTGGTTCTTCTTGGCGCTCTTGTGCAGAAATTTTTGGTCACGCAGCGTTTAGAGCGTGGTTCTACTCCTTTCAGAAAGCAGCTGAAGAATCTGCGGTTGAGCCAGAAGGATGTGAAAAATCTTTGGGTTGCTCTCCAGAATAAAATGAACGAATATGATGTCGGTCATTACTGGAAGAACCTCCGTGAGGCGATAGCTCTTTCTTTTATATCGGCGGGTGATGATTGGGGACTTTCCCCAGATGAGATAGGTTTCTATCTCGTTGTGGGTATGGCTATTCATAATAGGTTTGATGGAGGTGGAGAAGATGGGAATACTCAGGAATAG